The following is a genomic window from Pseudomonas lurida.
CCGCGCCGACGATTACATCGACCACATCTGCGCCGAGATGCTGCCGGCCCTGGCGGCGCAAGGGCTGGTGGACGCGGTGGATGCATTCTGCGAGTACCTGGCGTTTTCCACCGAGCAGGTAGAGCGTGTGTTCAAAGTCGCCCAGCAACTCGGCTTGCCGGTGAAGCTGCACGCCGAGCAACTCTCGTCACTGCACGGCTCCAGCCTGGCCGCGCGTTACCACGCGTTGTCGGCGGACCACCTGGAGTTCATGACCGAAGAAGATGCCATCGCCATGGCCGCTTCCGGCACCGTTGCGGTCTTGCTGCCGGGCGCCTTCTACTTCCTGCGCGAAACCCAGTTGCCGCCAATGGATGCCCTGCGCAGGCACGGCGTGAAGATCGCCATCGCCAGCGACCTCAACCCTGGCACTTCGCCGGCCTTGTCGGTGCGCCTGATGCTCAACATGGCCTGCACACTGTTTCGCATGACCCCGGAAGAAGCCCTGGCCGGTGCTACGCAACATGCCGCCACTGCGCTAGGCATGGGTGACACCCATGGCTCGCTGGAAGTGGGCAAGGTCGCGGATTTTGTTGCCTGGCAAATCGATCGTCCCGCCGACCTCGCCTACTGGCTGGGCGGCGAGTTGGAAAAACGCGTCGTACGCCACGGCGTCGACGTCACTGTTTGAGGAGTACGGGTTGTGGATAAGGTTCTGAGCTTCAAACAAGGCCGCGTGCCACTGCTGATCAGCATGCCTCACGCCGGCCTGCGCCTCACGCCTGCTGTCGAGGCAGGTCTGATCCCCGAGGCGCAAAGCCTGCCGGACACCGACTGGCACATCCCCACGTTGTATGACTTTGCCGAAGAGCTGGGCGCCAGCACCCTGGCAGCGGAGTACTCGCGGTTTGTGATCGACTTGAACCGACCGTCCGACGACAAGCCTTTGTACGCGGGCGCTACGACCGGCCTCTACCCGGCGACGCTGTTTGAGGGTGTGCCGTTGTTCCGTGAAGGGGCGGAGCCTTCGCAGGCAGAGCGCGTGACTTACCTCCAAAAGATCTGGGGGCCCTATCACCGCGCGCTGCAAGAAGAGCTGGCGCGGCTCAAGGCCGAGTTCGGTTATGCCTTGCTGTTTGACGCGCACTCGATCCGTTCGGTGATCCCGCACCTGTTTGACGGCAAGTTGCCGGACTTCAACCTCGGCACGTTCAACGGCGCCGCGTGTGATCCGGAGCTGGCCAGCCAGTTGGAGGCCATCTGCGCCGGGCATCCGCAGTACACCCATGTACTCAACGGACGTTTCAAGGGCGGCCACATCACCCGGCATTACGGTGACCCTGCGCAGGACATCCATGCTGTGCAGTTGGAACTGTGCCAGAGCACTTATATGGAAGAGGTAGAGCCATTCCGCTATCGCCCCGACCTGGCCGAGCCGACGCGGGTGGTGCTCAAGCAATTGCTGGAAGGGGTGCTGGCCTGGGGGCAGCAGCGTTACGGCTGATGTCGCCATCGCAGGCAAGCCAGCGCCCAGCTTGGAATGCATTCCAAATGTGACAGCTGGCTTGCCTGCGAAGGCGCCCTCATAGTCGCCGCAGTGCAACTGCCGGTCGCCACAGGTCGTGTGAGCCAGGGTTTCACTGGGTAAGGTTGTGGAATAAAAACAGCCGAGTGAGACCTCTTCCATGAAAAGACTGTTGTTGACCCTCACCGGCGCCCTGTTGATTGGCGCCAACGCCATGGCCGCCGAGCCGGCCTCTTGCAAAAATATCCGCATGGGCGTGGTCAGCTGGACTGACGTGGTCGCCACCTCCGGCATGGCCGACGTGCTGCTCAATGGCCTGGGCTATGACAGCAAACAGACCAGCGCCGTGCAGCAGATTATTTTCGCTGGCATCCGCGACAAACGCCTGGATATCTTCCTCGGCTACTGGAAACCCGCGATGGATAACAACATCGCGCCATTCCTGGCGGCCAAGCAGGTCCATGTATTTGACACCCCGAGCCTGGCCGACGCGCAGGCCACCCTGGCCGTACCGCAGTACGTGGCCGATGCGGGCTTGAAGACCTTCGCCGATATCGCCCGCTTCAAGGACAAACTGGGTGGCAAGATCTATGGGATCGAGCCTGGCAGTGGCGCGAACACGGATATCCAGAAAATGATCGACACCAACCGCTTCGGCCTGGGCGGCTTCAAACTGGTCGCGTCCGGTGAGGCAGGAATGCTCGCCGCTGTGCAGCGCGCGGTGAATCGCAAGGAATTCGTGGTGTTCGTCGGCTGGACCCCGCACCCGATGAACATCAACATGAAAATGGCCTACCTCACCGGCAGTGAAGACGTGTTTGGCCCCGACGAAGGCCGCGCT
Proteins encoded in this region:
- the hutG gene encoding N-formylglutamate deformylase, which gives rise to MDKVLSFKQGRVPLLISMPHAGLRLTPAVEAGLIPEAQSLPDTDWHIPTLYDFAEELGASTLAAEYSRFVIDLNRPSDDKPLYAGATTGLYPATLFEGVPLFREGAEPSQAERVTYLQKIWGPYHRALQEELARLKAEFGYALLFDAHSIRSVIPHLFDGKLPDFNLGTFNGAACDPELASQLEAICAGHPQYTHVLNGRFKGGHITRHYGDPAQDIHAVQLELCQSTYMEEVEPFRYRPDLAEPTRVVLKQLLEGVLAWGQQRYG
- a CDS encoding choline ABC transporter substrate-binding protein, translating into MKRLLLTLTGALLIGANAMAAEPASCKNIRMGVVSWTDVVATSGMADVLLNGLGYDSKQTSAVQQIIFAGIRDKRLDIFLGYWKPAMDNNIAPFLAAKQVHVFDTPSLADAQATLAVPQYVADAGLKTFADIARFKDKLGGKIYGIEPGSGANTDIQKMIDTNRFGLGGFKLVASGEAGMLAAVQRAVNRKEFVVFVGWTPHPMNINMKMAYLTGSEDVFGPDEGRATVSTVTAPDFAERCPNANRLLENLTFTAAQESQLMVPIMERQSPQAVARQWLRDHPEDLQRWLAGVQAFDGSDGVAAVQASLKP
- the hutI gene encoding imidazolonepropionase, translating into MKTLWQHCHVATMAQGKYSIIEDAAMVTAGSLIEWIGPRSQVPTADYAQVHDLQGTWVTPGLIDCHTHTVFGGNRSGEFEQRLEGVSYAEIAAKGGGIASTVRATRAATEDELFASAEKRLRSLLRDGVTTVEIKSGYGLDLVNERKMLRVARRLGEALPVSVRATCLAAHALPPEYKDRADDYIDHICAEMLPALAAQGLVDAVDAFCEYLAFSTEQVERVFKVAQQLGLPVKLHAEQLSSLHGSSLAARYHALSADHLEFMTEEDAIAMAASGTVAVLLPGAFYFLRETQLPPMDALRRHGVKIAIASDLNPGTSPALSVRLMLNMACTLFRMTPEEALAGATQHAATALGMGDTHGSLEVGKVADFVAWQIDRPADLAYWLGGELEKRVVRHGVDVTV